A stretch of the Sphingomonas sp. CL5.1 genome encodes the following:
- a CDS encoding NAD(P)/FAD-dependent oxidoreductase: MTEHFDVIVVGAGLSGIGAGYHLQTRCPDRSYAILEGRDAIGGTWDLFRYPGIRSDSDMHTLGYNFRPWTREKAIADGPSIREYVTDTARTYGIDRHIHFGHRVVAAGWSTPDACWTVECRLGDGSTRRFTCNFLYMCSGYYNYATGHAPEFPGAGDFRGRIVHPQFWPEDLDYAGKKVVVIGSGATAVTLVPELAKAAAHVTMLQRSPTYVVSRPAEDRFANTLRRVLPAKAAYGFTRWKNVLLQMYFYRAARKHPAQAKERLVAMVRERLGEDYDVTTHFTPRYNPWDQRLCLVPDADLFDAIKAGSASVETGTIDTFTDNGIRLASGKTLDADIIVTATGLELQLLSGVPFTLDGKTIDLPKTLNYKGMMFSDVPNLASCFGYTNASWTLKADLTSMYVCRLLETMRKRGMRQCTPRIGSEPIAEEPFLTFSSGYVQRALAHMPKQGNRKPWKLNQNYALDLMALRFGSVDDSMEFSNPIDARAKVAA; this comes from the coding sequence ATGACCGAGCATTTCGACGTGATCGTGGTGGGTGCCGGCCTGTCCGGCATCGGCGCGGGCTATCATCTTCAGACGCGCTGCCCGGATCGCAGCTACGCCATCCTCGAAGGGCGCGATGCGATCGGCGGGACGTGGGACCTGTTCCGCTATCCGGGCATCCGCTCGGATTCGGACATGCACACGCTCGGCTACAACTTCCGGCCGTGGACGCGGGAGAAGGCCATCGCCGACGGCCCTTCGATCCGCGAGTATGTTACGGACACCGCGCGGACCTATGGCATCGACCGACATATCCACTTCGGCCACCGTGTCGTCGCGGCGGGCTGGTCGACGCCGGATGCGTGCTGGACGGTGGAATGCCGACTGGGTGACGGCTCGACGCGGCGTTTCACCTGCAACTTCCTCTATATGTGCTCGGGCTATTACAATTACGCCACCGGCCATGCGCCTGAGTTCCCTGGCGCGGGCGACTTCCGGGGGCGGATCGTGCATCCGCAATTCTGGCCGGAAGACCTCGACTATGCCGGCAAGAAGGTCGTCGTGATCGGCAGCGGCGCGACCGCCGTGACGCTGGTGCCCGAGCTGGCGAAAGCGGCGGCGCATGTCACTATGCTCCAGCGCTCCCCCACTTACGTCGTCTCGCGCCCGGCGGAGGATCGTTTCGCCAACACGTTGCGTCGCGTGTTGCCGGCAAAGGCCGCCTATGGCTTCACGCGCTGGAAGAACGTGCTGCTCCAGATGTATTTCTATCGCGCGGCGCGCAAGCATCCGGCGCAGGCGAAGGAGCGGCTGGTCGCGATGGTGCGCGAGCGGCTCGGTGAAGATTACGACGTTACGACGCATTTCACCCCGCGCTACAATCCGTGGGACCAGCGGCTCTGTCTGGTTCCCGATGCCGACCTGTTCGACGCGATCAAGGCCGGCAGCGCTTCGGTGGAAACCGGCACGATCGATACCTTCACCGATAACGGCATCCGCCTGGCTTCCGGCAAGACGCTCGACGCGGATATCATCGTCACCGCGACGGGCCTGGAGCTTCAGTTGCTGAGCGGCGTTCCCTTCACCCTCGACGGCAAGACGATCGACCTGCCGAAGACGCTGAATTACAAGGGGATGATGTTCTCCGACGTGCCGAACCTGGCTTCCTGTTTCGGCTACACCAACGCCTCCTGGACCCTGAAGGCCGACCTGACGTCAATGTACGTCTGCCGCCTGCTCGAGACGATGCGCAAGCGCGGGATGCGACAGTGCACGCCACGGATCGGAAGCGAGCCGATCGCCGAGGAGCCGTTCCTCACCTTTAGCTCGGGATATGTGCAGCGCGCGCTGGCGCATATGCCCAAGCAGGGGAACCGCAAGCCTTGGAAGCTCAACCAGAATTACGCGCTGGATTTGATGGCGCTACGTTTCGGTTCAGTGGACGACAGCATGGAATTCTCGAATCCGATTGACGCGCGCGCGAAGGTCGCCGCCTGA
- a CDS encoding translocation/assembly module TamB domain-containing protein has translation MAEEERVAPSASRPMWQRVVKWIGGTIVALLVLVLVIVLGIDTDPGRRFVADQIGGYKTAAGLNIRVGRIDGSLYGRMTLSDVRVSDPKGVFLTSPRLEVDWRPFAFINNHVDVRSLESALVTLRRNPEFIPQPSEPNAPFLPDIDIDIGRLRVDRFVMEPPVAGARHIGRIAGAAHIADRRAQLSVDAVALRGPGISGGDTLRLRLDAVPDDDKLDLDAKLFAPAGGVVSSLAGTKAPLTATVGGKGSWKSWSGKALATLGGGQLADLAVTARDGHIEVRGYTKPGLYLEGPVERLTAPQLDVAIDTTLAQRKADTRIKLKSDALAVDAGGIVDFANNTFGNFAVDAQLLTPGAIAPNVRGRDVLARMVLNGAFARPEVDYKVRATALGFAGTTVENLYAEGRARVDANRILVPVHARARRVSGLNPAIGGLTSNVRIDGDFAITMPSVMSDNLRIRSDSIDATAIIAANVKTGRYTGALKGRINNYRIESIGIVNLTTDAKLVPAARGGFGITGKVVAQTREIFNSGARGFLGGNAVMRADVGYAPDGVVTFGNLRLNAPQFRVTRGEGRYELASGRLAVSADAWSTQYGPLFARVSGSATDPVVLLRAPRPGVGVGLADLNARIVGRGGAYAVTATGGTTYGPFNADVLVHVGKQLAIDLRKVIFAGVNFGGRLVQTAAGPFAGQLQFAGSGLSGNARLGAEGRYQRADVNARADAAKIPGSVDFTIGRALVTASIVLRDQPQVVADAQVADMRYGPTVIDSARAKVNYAGGHGTAQAVLAGSNGVPFRVAANARLAPGDWLVALTGQANGIGFKTGNPAHIAVANGGYRLDPTLIVFDKGRARIAGSYGDKLVAQARLDSLDLSIINAFVPDVGLGGQATGSLEFSQAGAHFPEADARLTIKGFTRSSLAAVSEPVDVEFAGRLAGDGGEARALVKRGTMTVGRMVATLRPVRGGDGSWMTRLMQAPLGGGIRYNGPAGVLFSFAGQANQQLSGPIAVAADFGGRLAAPQLNGLARADNLTYDNETYGTRLTQMQLRAHFTADRLQLDSLQARAGDGTVQAKGFVSLSAEQNYPMNLTATLSNANLAKSDTLAATASGTVNVTNGPGGGLIKADLVIPNARYEVVREGAAEVPELTGVRRKRDIRVARPTDRPAAAPAGLFKLDMRIRADNQLYVSGMGLESEWQMDMRVGGTSAAPVLSGGLDLVRGTYSFAGTRFDVTRGRIRFQGGALTDPDLDIQATTTKNNTTFNIAIAGTGQKPQITFTSSPPLPQDEVLSRLLFGTNPENLSATEAIQLAAALNSLRGSGGGLNPLGKLRSATGFDRLRVLGADQATGRGTALAAGKYLTNNIYIEIVTDARGFTATQLTIALTKSLSILTQAGSFGGSNATLRYSKDY, from the coding sequence ATGGCGGAGGAGGAGAGGGTGGCCCCGTCCGCATCGCGCCCCATGTGGCAGCGCGTGGTGAAATGGATCGGCGGAACGATCGTCGCGCTGCTGGTGCTGGTGCTGGTGATCGTGCTGGGCATCGACACCGATCCCGGCCGTCGCTTCGTCGCGGACCAGATCGGCGGATACAAGACGGCGGCCGGCCTCAACATCCGCGTCGGGCGGATCGACGGCTCGCTCTATGGCCGGATGACGCTCTCCGACGTGCGGGTGAGCGATCCCAAGGGCGTGTTCCTCACCTCGCCGCGCCTAGAGGTGGACTGGCGCCCGTTCGCCTTCATCAACAACCATGTCGACGTGCGCAGCCTGGAGAGCGCGCTGGTAACGCTCCGTCGCAACCCAGAGTTCATCCCGCAGCCGAGCGAGCCGAACGCGCCCTTCCTGCCCGATATCGACATCGATATCGGGCGGCTGCGCGTCGATCGCTTCGTGATGGAGCCGCCAGTCGCCGGCGCGCGGCATATCGGGCGGATCGCGGGTGCGGCGCATATCGCCGACCGGCGCGCGCAATTGAGCGTGGATGCGGTCGCGCTGCGCGGGCCGGGAATCAGCGGCGGCGACACGCTGCGGCTGCGGCTCGACGCGGTGCCGGACGACGACAAGCTCGATCTGGACGCGAAGCTGTTCGCGCCGGCTGGCGGCGTCGTCTCCTCGCTCGCGGGCACGAAGGCGCCGCTCACCGCGACGGTCGGCGGCAAGGGAAGCTGGAAGTCGTGGAGCGGCAAGGCGCTCGCGACGCTCGGCGGCGGGCAGCTCGCCGATCTCGCCGTCACCGCGCGCGACGGGCATATCGAGGTGCGCGGCTATACGAAGCCCGGCCTCTATCTCGAAGGCCCGGTGGAGCGGCTGACGGCGCCGCAGCTCGACGTGGCGATCGACACCACGCTGGCGCAGCGCAAGGCCGATACGCGGATCAAGCTCAAGTCCGACGCGCTCGCGGTGGATGCGGGCGGAATCGTCGATTTCGCCAACAACACATTCGGCAATTTCGCGGTCGATGCGCAATTGCTTACCCCCGGCGCGATCGCCCCCAATGTGCGCGGCCGCGACGTGCTCGCGCGGATGGTGCTCAACGGCGCGTTCGCCCGGCCGGAGGTGGATTACAAGGTCCGCGCCACCGCGCTCGGCTTCGCCGGCACGACGGTCGAAAACCTCTATGCCGAGGGCCGCGCGCGGGTGGATGCCAATCGCATCCTCGTGCCGGTCCACGCCCGCGCGCGGCGCGTGAGCGGCCTCAATCCGGCGATCGGCGGCCTCACCAGCAATGTCCGGATCGACGGCGATTTCGCCATCACCATGCCCTCGGTGATGTCGGACAACCTGCGCATCCGCTCCGACAGCATCGACGCCACCGCGATCATCGCCGCGAACGTAAAAACCGGCCGCTACACCGGCGCGCTGAAAGGGCGGATCAACAATTACCGCATCGAGAGCATCGGCATCGTCAACCTGACGACCGACGCGAAGCTCGTGCCGGCGGCGCGCGGCGGGTTCGGCATCACCGGCAAGGTGGTCGCCCAGACGCGCGAGATCTTCAACTCGGGCGCGCGCGGTTTCCTCGGCGGCAATGCAGTGATGCGCGCGGACGTCGGCTATGCGCCGGACGGCGTCGTCACCTTCGGCAATCTCCGCCTCAACGCGCCGCAATTCCGCGTGACGCGCGGGGAGGGGCGGTACGAGCTTGCCAGCGGCAGGCTGGCGGTGTCGGCCGATGCCTGGTCGACGCAATATGGTCCGCTATTCGCGCGGGTGAGCGGCAGCGCGACCGATCCGGTGGTGCTGCTGCGCGCGCCGCGACCGGGCGTGGGGGTCGGGCTGGCCGATCTCAACGCGCGGATCGTCGGGCGGGGCGGCGCCTATGCCGTCACCGCGACCGGCGGCACCACCTACGGGCCGTTCAACGCCGACGTGCTGGTGCATGTCGGCAAGCAGCTCGCGATCGACTTGCGCAAGGTGATCTTCGCCGGCGTCAATTTCGGCGGGCGGCTGGTGCAGACCGCCGCCGGGCCGTTCGCGGGGCAGCTCCAGTTCGCCGGCTCCGGCCTTTCGGGCAATGCGCGGCTGGGGGCGGAGGGACGCTATCAGCGCGCCGACGTCAACGCCCGCGCCGACGCCGCCAAAATCCCCGGCTCGGTCGATTTCACGATCGGCCGCGCGCTCGTCACCGCCAGCATCGTGCTGCGCGACCAGCCGCAGGTGGTGGCCGACGCGCAGGTGGCGGATATGCGCTACGGCCCCACCGTCATCGACAGCGCGCGGGCGAAGGTGAATTATGCCGGCGGCCATGGTACGGCGCAGGCGGTGCTGGCCGGATCGAACGGCGTGCCGTTCCGCGTCGCCGCCAACGCGCGGCTCGCGCCCGGCGACTGGCTCGTCGCGCTGACGGGGCAGGCCAACGGCATCGGCTTCAAGACCGGCAATCCGGCGCATATCGCGGTCGCGAACGGCGGCTATCGGCTCGATCCGACCCTGATCGTGTTCGACAAGGGCCGCGCGCGCATCGCCGGCAGCTATGGCGACAAGCTCGTCGCGCAAGCGCGGCTGGACAGCCTCGACCTGTCGATCATCAACGCCTTCGTCCCCGACGTCGGACTGGGCGGGCAGGCGACCGGCAGCCTGGAATTCAGTCAGGCTGGCGCGCATTTCCCCGAGGCTGATGCGCGATTGACGATCAAGGGCTTCACCCGCTCCAGCCTTGCCGCCGTGTCCGAGCCGGTCGATGTGGAGTTCGCCGGCCGGCTGGCCGGTGACGGCGGCGAGGCGCGCGCGCTGGTGAAGCGCGGGACGATGACGGTAGGGCGGATGGTCGCCACGTTGCGCCCGGTGCGGGGCGGCGATGGATCGTGGATGACGCGGCTGATGCAAGCCCCGCTCGGTGGTGGCATCCGCTACAATGGGCCGGCGGGGGTGTTGTTCAGCTTCGCCGGGCAGGCCAATCAACAGCTTTCCGGCCCGATCGCGGTCGCGGCCGATTTCGGCGGGCGGCTCGCCGCGCCGCAGCTCAACGGCCTCGCCCGCGCCGACAATCTGACCTACGACAACGAGACCTATGGCACGCGGCTGACGCAGATGCAGCTTCGCGCGCATTTCACCGCCGACCGCCTCCAGCTCGATTCGCTTCAGGCCAGGGCGGGCGACGGGACGGTGCAGGCCAAGGGCTTCGTCAGCCTCTCCGCCGAGCAGAACTATCCGATGAACCTGACGGCGACGCTCAGCAACGCCAATCTCGCCAAATCCGATACGCTCGCGGCCACCGCGAGCGGCACCGTCAACGTCACCAACGGACCGGGCGGGGGACTTATCAAGGCCGATCTCGTCATCCCCAACGCACGCTACGAGGTGGTCCGCGAAGGCGCCGCGGAAGTGCCGGAACTGACCGGCGTGCGGCGCAAGCGCGACATCCGCGTCGCCAGACCGACCGATCGCCCGGCGGCCGCGCCGGCGGGCCTGTTCAAGCTCGACATGCGCATCCGCGCGGACAATCAATTGTACGTCTCCGGCATGGGGCTGGAGAGCGAATGGCAGATGGACATGCGCGTCGGCGGCACCTCCGCCGCGCCGGTGCTGAGCGGCGGGCTCGACCTTGTGCGCGGCACCTATTCCTTCGCGGGCACCCGGTTCGACGTGACGCGCGGGCGCATCCGCTTCCAGGGCGGGGCGCTGACCGATCCGGACCTCGATATCCAGGCGACGACCACCAAGAACAACACGACCTTCAACATCGCGATCGCCGGCACCGGGCAGAAGCCGCAGATCACCTTCACCTCCTCGCCGCCGCTGCCGCAGGACGAGGTACTGAGCCGGCTGCTGTTCGGCACCAACCCGGAGAATCTGTCGGCGACGGAGGCGATCCAGCTTGCCGCCGCGCTCAATTCGCTGCGCGGTTCCGGCGGCGGGCTGAACCCGCTGGGCAAGCTGCGCTCGGCCACCGGGTTCGATCGGTTGCGCGTGCTCGGCGCCGATCAGGCGACCGGGCGCGGCACCGCGCTGGCGGCCGGTAAGTATCTCACCAATAATATCTATATCGAGATCGTCACCGACGCGCGGGGCTTCACCGCCACCCAGCTCACGATCGCGCTCACCAAGTCGCTGAGCATCCTGACGCAGGCCGGTTCGTTCGGCGGCTCGAACGCGACGCTGCGTTATTCGAAGGATTACTGA
- a CDS encoding autotransporter assembly complex family protein, which translates to MAHAQSTRQPPADPQANAPIVPDAEFDKALPPLSGDLNAPLEPMPAPEPEDTQIEQPLPPISSFETTPLETAADVKDKAATEIRYETVVRGLDAIDLDDQFRSLSALRKGGGKAANATQISARAHEDEALAVRLMKSLGYYDGVAHSVIEPIPGETGKVRAIVSASPGKLYRLGAINVVAPPTVPPGLIRAQLPLKTGDPIDAARIEGAEANVSLVLPQRGYPFAKVGDRDILLDDQTLTGDYTLPVETGPRGSFGKLRTTGDPVFGLKHLNVFPRFKPGDLYDSRLTDDLRKALAATGMFNSISVEPVATGEAGPDGTELVDLLVNQTKGKTRSIAATAGYGTGEGIKLEGTWTSRNMFPPEGALILAATAGTQQQGASATFRRANAGRRDRTFSLIAGLNHQNYDAFDAYTGTLAVRWSYDSTPLWQKKLTYAYGAELTGTNESVYDFARGDRVRRTYGIAALPVQVLWDTSDDLLNPTRGYRVKLNLSPETSVQGSVAPYARTMIEGTFYYPVSDSLVVAGRARAGSILGIARDDLAPSRRYYGGGGGSVRGFGYQRLGPLDPQGNPVGGRSLNEFALEARYRFGNFGIVPFVDAGNAYESVLPKGNDLRFGAGIGGRFYTNFGPMRVDVATPLNPRKGDGRIALYISIGQAF; encoded by the coding sequence CTGGCCCATGCGCAGTCCACCCGGCAACCTCCCGCCGATCCGCAGGCCAATGCGCCGATCGTCCCCGACGCGGAGTTCGACAAGGCGCTGCCCCCGCTCTCGGGCGATCTCAACGCGCCGCTGGAGCCGATGCCGGCGCCCGAGCCGGAGGATACGCAGATCGAGCAGCCGCTGCCGCCGATCTCATCCTTCGAGACGACGCCGCTCGAGACCGCCGCCGACGTGAAGGACAAGGCGGCGACGGAAATCCGGTACGAGACGGTCGTGCGCGGGCTGGACGCGATCGATCTTGACGACCAGTTCCGCTCGCTCTCCGCGTTGAGGAAGGGTGGCGGCAAGGCGGCGAACGCGACGCAGATTTCCGCCCGCGCGCATGAGGACGAGGCGCTGGCGGTGCGGCTGATGAAGTCGCTCGGCTATTATGACGGCGTCGCCCATTCGGTGATCGAGCCGATCCCCGGCGAGACCGGCAAGGTCCGTGCGATCGTCAGCGCCTCGCCGGGCAAGCTCTATCGCCTCGGCGCGATCAACGTCGTCGCGCCGCCGACCGTGCCGCCGGGGCTGATCCGCGCGCAATTGCCGCTCAAGACCGGCGATCCGATCGACGCGGCGCGGATCGAGGGCGCGGAGGCCAATGTCAGCCTCGTCCTGCCGCAGCGCGGCTATCCCTTCGCCAAGGTCGGCGATCGCGATATCCTGCTCGACGACCAGACGCTGACCGGCGACTATACCCTGCCGGTCGAGACCGGGCCGCGCGGCTCGTTCGGCAAGCTGCGCACCACCGGCGATCCGGTGTTCGGGCTGAAGCACCTCAACGTCTTCCCGCGTTTCAAGCCGGGCGACCTCTACGATTCGCGGCTGACCGACGATCTGCGCAAGGCGCTGGCGGCGACGGGGATGTTCAACTCGATCTCGGTCGAGCCGGTCGCGACCGGGGAGGCGGGGCCGGACGGCACCGAACTGGTCGACCTCCTCGTCAACCAGACGAAGGGCAAGACGCGCAGCATCGCCGCCACCGCCGGCTATGGCACCGGGGAGGGCATCAAGCTCGAAGGCACCTGGACCAGCCGCAACATGTTCCCGCCGGAAGGCGCGCTGATCCTCGCCGCCACCGCCGGGACGCAGCAGCAGGGCGCCTCCGCCACCTTCCGCCGCGCCAATGCCGGCAGGCGCGACCGCACCTTCTCGCTCATCGCCGGCCTCAACCACCAGAATTACGACGCGTTCGACGCCTATACCGGCACGCTGGCGGTGCGGTGGAGCTATGATTCCACGCCGCTGTGGCAGAAGAAGCTGACCTATGCCTATGGCGCGGAGCTGACCGGCACCAATGAGAGCGTCTATGATTTTGCGCGCGGCGATCGCGTCCGGCGCACATATGGCATCGCGGCGCTGCCGGTGCAGGTGCTGTGGGACACGTCGGACGATCTGCTCAACCCGACGCGCGGCTATCGCGTGAAGCTGAATCTCAGCCCGGAGACGTCGGTGCAGGGATCGGTCGCCCCTTATGCCCGCACGATGATCGAGGGCACTTTCTATTATCCGGTGTCCGACAGCCTGGTGGTCGCGGGCCGGGCGCGGGCCGGATCGATCCTGGGCATCGCGCGCGACGATCTCGCGCCGTCGCGGCGTTATTATGGCGGCGGCGGCGGATCGGTGCGCGGCTTCGGCTACCAGCGGCTCGGGCCGCTCGATCCGCAGGGCAATCCGGTCGGCGGGCGCAGCCTCAACGAGTTCGCGCTGGAGGCGCGCTACCGCTTCGGCAATTTCGGGATCGTGCCGTTCGTCGATGCCGGCAACGCCTATGAAAGCGTGCTGCCCAAGGGCAACGACCTGCGCTTCGGCGCCGGCATCGGCGGGCGCTTCTACACCAATTTCGGGCCGATGCGCGTCGACGTCGCGACCCCGCTCAATCCGCGCAAGGGAGATGGCAGGATCGCGCTATACATCTCGATCGGGCAGGCGTTCTGA
- a CDS encoding enoyl-CoA hydratase/isomerase family protein, translated as MKEHIEVSLTGHVATVTIDRPPHNHVNAALIGALADTLEELDRDDRCRAIVLATAGRVFCGGADLSGDKPLVTDSGEAETPILYRNAVRLFATRKPIVAAVQGAAVGAGLGLALVADFRVAVPEARFSANFVSLGFHAGFGISHTLPRVIGGQKASLMLLTGRRVKAEDALAWGLVDELVPAGRLREAAGALAGEIAAAAPLGVEETRATLRGDLAAAVEQQTRHERIVQDRLMATADFREGIRAVAERRPGNFVRG; from the coding sequence ATGAAGGAACATATCGAGGTCTCGCTCACCGGCCATGTCGCGACGGTGACGATCGACCGGCCGCCGCACAATCACGTCAACGCCGCGCTGATCGGCGCGCTGGCCGATACGCTGGAGGAGCTGGATCGCGACGATCGCTGCCGCGCGATCGTGCTGGCGACCGCCGGGCGCGTCTTCTGCGGCGGCGCGGACCTGTCGGGCGACAAGCCGCTGGTGACCGACAGCGGCGAGGCGGAGACCCCGATCCTCTATCGCAACGCGGTGCGGCTGTTCGCCACGCGCAAGCCGATCGTCGCGGCGGTGCAGGGCGCGGCGGTCGGCGCGGGGCTGGGCCTCGCGCTGGTGGCGGATTTCCGCGTCGCCGTGCCGGAAGCGCGATTCTCCGCCAACTTCGTCAGCCTCGGTTTCCACGCGGGCTTCGGCATCTCGCACACCCTGCCGCGCGTGATCGGCGGGCAGAAGGCGTCGCTGATGCTGCTCACCGGCCGGCGCGTGAAGGCGGAGGATGCGCTCGCTTGGGGCCTCGTCGACGAACTGGTGCCGGCCGGACGCTTGCGCGAGGCGGCGGGCGCCCTCGCCGGCGAGATCGCGGCCGCCGCCCCGCTTGGGGTGGAGGAAACGCGCGCCACGCTGCGCGGCGATCTCGCGGCGGCGGTCGAGCAGCAGACGCGGCACGAGCGGATCGTGCAGGACCGATTGATGGCGACGGCGGATTTCCGCGAGGGAATCCGCGCGGTGGCGGAGCGGCGGCCGGGCAATTTCGTCCGGGGCTAG
- a CDS encoding efflux RND transporter periplasmic adaptor subunit: MISIALLLAGCGSAGQHGSGGRDRGNGGPVRVGYVVARATSVPISVELPGRTVAFQSSEVRPQVSGVIQKRFFTEGSIVKQGQPLYQIDPSLYRAAANQASANLASAEASAAAAKTKSDRYRPLAQIEAVSKQDYTDALAAERQAQASVLQNKAQLDTARINLRFTTVPAPITGRIGRSLFTVGALVTTSQADPLATIQQLDPIYVDIQQSAAALLALRRGLATGGAVPTRAEVRLKLEDGEEYGLTGSVEFAEAVVDPGTGTITLRARFANPNGLLLPGMFVRAVFNQAIDPRAILVPQAAVARDPKGNATVWVVGPGNKAVQKTVTTARVEGANWVVTGGLSVGDRVITQGTAKLQANAAIDPVPADAPQRIVPPADQGKKAG, translated from the coding sequence ATTATTTCGATCGCGCTGCTGCTGGCGGGGTGCGGCAGCGCCGGGCAGCACGGGTCCGGCGGCAGGGATCGCGGCAACGGCGGGCCGGTGCGCGTCGGCTATGTCGTCGCCCGCGCGACCAGCGTGCCGATTTCGGTCGAGCTTCCGGGCCGCACGGTCGCGTTCCAGAGTTCGGAGGTGCGCCCGCAGGTCAGCGGCGTGATCCAGAAGCGATTCTTCACCGAAGGCTCGATCGTGAAGCAGGGCCAGCCGCTCTACCAGATCGATCCCAGCCTCTATCGCGCGGCGGCCAATCAGGCATCGGCCAACCTCGCCAGCGCGGAAGCGAGCGCCGCCGCCGCCAAGACCAAGTCCGATCGCTATCGCCCGCTCGCCCAGATCGAGGCGGTGAGCAAGCAGGACTATACCGACGCGCTCGCCGCCGAGCGGCAGGCGCAGGCGTCGGTGCTCCAGAACAAGGCGCAGCTCGATACGGCGCGGATCAACCTGCGCTTCACCACCGTTCCCGCGCCGATCACCGGGCGGATCGGGCGGTCGCTGTTCACCGTCGGCGCGCTCGTCACCACCAGCCAGGCCGATCCGCTCGCGACGATCCAGCAGCTCGATCCGATCTATGTCGACATCCAGCAATCGGCGGCGGCGCTGCTGGCGCTGCGGCGTGGCCTGGCGACCGGCGGGGCGGTGCCAACGCGGGCCGAGGTACGGCTGAAGCTGGAGGACGGCGAGGAATACGGCCTCACCGGCAGCGTCGAGTTCGCCGAGGCTGTCGTCGATCCGGGCACCGGCACGATCACGCTGCGCGCGCGCTTCGCCAATCCCAACGGGCTGCTGCTGCCGGGCATGTTCGTCCGCGCGGTGTTCAACCAGGCGATCGACCCGCGCGCGATCCTCGTGCCGCAGGCGGCGGTGGCGCGCGATCCGAAGGGCAACGCCACCGTCTGGGTCGTCGGGCCGGGCAACAAGGCGGTGCAGAAGACGGTCACGACCGCGCGGGTGGAGGGCGCGAACTGGGTGGTTACCGGCGGGCTTTCGGTCGGCGATCGCGTCATCACGCAGGGCACCGCGAAGTTGCAGGCCAATGCCGCGATCGACCCGGTACCAGCCGATGCGCCGCAGCGCATCGTCCCGCCCGCGGATCAGGGCAAGAAGGCCGGCTGA